In Puntigrus tetrazona isolate hp1 chromosome 7, ASM1883169v1, whole genome shotgun sequence, the following are encoded in one genomic region:
- the LOC122348718 gene encoding ubiquitin-like, which translates to MGKIYQIMVVGIKGEKKTIDVATSEDAFNKTTVLQFKKKVAEKLPGQAGDDPSSLRLLYTDKQLEDNDTFLDHQIKDRSTLFMVLRLPGGFQT; encoded by the exons ATGGGAAAGATTTACCAGATCATGGTGGTTGGAATAAAGGGGGAGAAAAAAACCATTGACGTCGCGACCTCGGAGGACGCGTTCAACAAAACCACTGTTTTGCAATTCAAAAAGAAAGTTGCTGAAAAATTGCCGGGTCAAGCAG GAGATGATCCATCGTCCCTGAGGCTACTGTACACCGACAAACAACTAGAAGACAACGATACATTTTTAGATCACCAAATTAAGGATCGCTCGACTCTATTCATGGTCTTGCGTCTACCCGGAGGTTTCCAAACATAA